One genomic window of Flexivirga oryzae includes the following:
- a CDS encoding 4-hydroxy-3-methylbut-2-enyl diphosphate reductase, protein MTSPVPTDIDQAVADQHKRVLLAAPRGYCAGVDRAVVTVQKALDLYGPPVYVRKQIVHNKHVVATLEKRGAIFVDETDEVPEGATVIFSAHGIAPVVRDQARALSLRTIDATCPLVTKVHREARRFASDDYDILLIGHAGHEEVVGTSGEAPDNIVLVESPEHADTVEVRNPEKLVWLSQTTLSVDETMETVRRLKQRFPKLQDPPSDDICYATQNRQLAVKQMAPRTDLMIVVGSRNSSNSVRLVEVAVEHGARDGHLVDYADEIDEAWLAGVTTVGVTSGASVPEILVRDVLDFLAERGYADVEAITAAEESLLFALPKELRRDLKAAGISDQMKHDAGSLSDAESLR, encoded by the coding sequence ATGACTTCGCCCGTGCCGACCGACATCGACCAAGCCGTCGCCGACCAGCACAAGCGCGTGTTGCTGGCGGCTCCGCGCGGTTACTGCGCCGGTGTCGACCGTGCCGTGGTGACGGTGCAGAAGGCCCTCGACCTCTACGGGCCGCCCGTCTACGTGCGCAAGCAGATCGTCCACAACAAGCACGTCGTGGCGACCTTGGAGAAGCGTGGTGCGATCTTCGTCGACGAGACCGACGAGGTGCCCGAGGGCGCGACCGTGATCTTCTCGGCGCACGGCATCGCCCCGGTGGTGCGGGACCAGGCCAGGGCGCTGTCGCTGCGGACCATCGACGCCACCTGTCCGCTGGTGACCAAGGTGCACCGGGAGGCGCGCCGGTTCGCCTCGGACGACTACGACATCCTGCTCATCGGGCACGCCGGCCACGAGGAGGTCGTGGGCACCTCGGGTGAGGCACCGGACAACATCGTGCTGGTCGAGTCGCCCGAGCACGCCGACACCGTCGAGGTGCGCAACCCCGAGAAGTTGGTCTGGTTGTCGCAGACGACGCTGTCGGTCGACGAGACGATGGAGACGGTCCGCCGGCTGAAGCAGCGCTTCCCGAAGTTGCAGGACCCGCCGTCCGACGACATCTGCTACGCCACCCAGAACCGCCAGCTCGCGGTCAAGCAGATGGCGCCGCGCACCGATCTGATGATCGTGGTCGGCAGCCGCAACTCGTCCAACTCGGTGCGGTTGGTCGAGGTCGCCGTGGAGCACGGCGCCCGCGACGGGCACCTGGTTGATTACGCCGACGAGATCGACGAGGCGTGGCTGGCCGGCGTGACCACCGTGGGTGTGACCTCGGGGGCCTCGGTGCCGGAGATCCTGGTGCGTGACGTGCTCGACTTCCTCGCCGAGCGCGGGTATGCCGACGTCGAGGCGATCACGGCGGCGGAGGAGAGCCTCCTCTTCGCGCTGCCCAAGGAGTTGCGGCGCGACCTCAAGGCCGCCGGTATCAGCGACCAGATGAAGCACGACGCCGGATCCCTCAGCGACGCCGAATCGCTGCGCTGA
- a CDS encoding DNA recombination protein RmuC, whose amino-acid sequence MTGFVIGLVAGALLAAGVTWALLRQTYAARRAALGTERDLLRERVIDLESAVADDQQTAAVLAPLSATLGRVEKQVATLERDRVEQFGELGARLAEVGRVAGALHQETTQLSGALRATSTGGTWGEVQLRRVLEHSGMLAHCDFEEQVTAVSRHDATIRPDVVVRLPAGRVLVIDSKAPTRAFLDAQADHLTPVDRDRLLDQHAKALVRHVDALAAKAYWSAFEQSPQLVVCFVPADAMLAAALRQDPSLLDRAMSRKVVPASPSTLLALLRTSAAAWQQDSLARGARELLALGQTLYDRLGTMGRHTAKVGQSLTRSVEAYNAMIGTLESRVLVTARQMHALGLAQDAPPERLRAVETPARPLTAHELIDALDEDVARPTLDFRDPATRPGDADVPDAG is encoded by the coding sequence ATGACCGGATTCGTGATCGGCCTCGTCGCCGGCGCACTGCTCGCCGCCGGTGTCACCTGGGCGCTGCTGCGTCAGACGTATGCCGCCCGCCGCGCTGCCCTGGGCACCGAGCGTGACCTGTTGCGCGAGCGCGTCATCGACCTGGAGTCCGCCGTGGCCGACGACCAGCAGACCGCGGCGGTCCTCGCGCCGCTGAGTGCGACCCTCGGGCGTGTCGAGAAGCAGGTCGCGACGCTGGAGCGCGACCGGGTCGAGCAGTTCGGTGAGCTGGGGGCGCGACTCGCCGAGGTGGGCCGGGTCGCCGGGGCGCTGCACCAGGAGACGACGCAGCTGTCAGGGGCGCTGCGTGCCACGTCGACCGGCGGCACCTGGGGCGAGGTGCAGCTCCGGCGCGTCCTGGAGCACTCCGGGATGCTCGCGCACTGCGACTTCGAGGAGCAGGTCACTGCCGTCAGCCGGCACGACGCGACCATCCGCCCCGACGTGGTCGTCCGGCTGCCCGCCGGCCGGGTGCTGGTGATCGACAGCAAGGCACCGACGCGCGCCTTCCTCGACGCGCAGGCCGACCACCTCACCCCCGTCGATCGTGACCGGCTGCTCGATCAGCATGCGAAGGCACTGGTCCGGCACGTGGACGCCCTGGCCGCCAAGGCCTACTGGAGCGCGTTCGAGCAGTCCCCGCAGCTCGTGGTCTGCTTCGTCCCTGCCGACGCCATGCTTGCCGCCGCGCTGCGGCAGGACCCATCGCTGCTCGACCGGGCGATGAGCCGCAAGGTCGTGCCCGCCTCACCGAGCACCCTGCTGGCACTACTGCGCACCAGCGCCGCCGCCTGGCAACAGGACAGCCTCGCGCGCGGCGCGCGCGAGCTGCTCGCCCTCGGCCAGACGCTCTACGACCGGCTCGGCACCATGGGGCGGCACACCGCCAAGGTCGGGCAGTCGCTGACCCGGTCGGTGGAGGCCTACAACGCGATGATCGGCACTCTCGAGTCGCGTGTCCTGGTGACGGCGCGGCAGATGCACGCCCTGGGTCTGGCGCAGGACGCCCCGCCGGAGCGGCTGCGCGCGGTCGAGACACCAGCCCGCCCACTCACCGCACACGAGCTGATCGACGCGCTGGACGAGGACGTGGCTCGCCCGACGCTTGACTTCCGGGACCCGGCCACGCGACCGGGCGACGCCGACGTGCCCGACGCCGGCTGA
- a CDS encoding alpha/beta fold hydrolase yields MTIRIPGLALTDHTLPVPLDHTDPGGATIEVFAREAVAVDKVGEDLPWLVYLEGGPGGESPRPMKAEGWLGHVTRTHRVLLLDQRGCGRSTPVTTRSTAGMTGAEIAEHLRHFRADSIVADAEIFRTQVAGGTPWTTLGQSYGGFITLTYLSQAPEGLAGCMVTGGLAGLEATAEDVYARTFPRIARKNAAYYERYPEDVAAVRRIADHLTAHEVVLPDGSRLTPERFRLIGSTFGMSYGFEHVHWLLETAWDGDQLADRFRESVMVETSYVNGPIYAVQEYCYGAPGKPTGWAADREIERRPEFAVDAGRLLFTGETMFRWMFDQIPLLRPFAEAADILAAVDDWPALYDLDRLADNTVPVVAAVYFDDMYVDADLSLDTARRVGNVRPWVTNEYEHDGLRTGAVIERLTDMLAGKV; encoded by the coding sequence ATGACGATCCGCATCCCCGGTCTTGCACTGACCGACCACACGCTGCCGGTGCCGCTGGACCACACCGACCCGGGCGGCGCGACGATCGAGGTGTTCGCCCGTGAGGCGGTGGCGGTCGACAAGGTCGGTGAGGATCTGCCCTGGCTGGTCTACCTGGAGGGTGGGCCCGGCGGGGAGAGCCCGCGGCCGATGAAGGCCGAGGGCTGGCTCGGGCACGTCACCAGGACGCATCGGGTGCTGTTGCTGGACCAGCGCGGGTGCGGTCGGTCGACTCCCGTGACCACGCGTTCGACCGCGGGGATGACCGGTGCGGAGATCGCGGAACACCTGCGGCACTTCCGGGCCGACAGCATCGTGGCAGACGCCGAGATCTTCCGGACGCAGGTCGCGGGCGGCACGCCATGGACGACGCTCGGCCAGAGTTACGGCGGTTTCATCACGCTGACCTACTTGTCGCAGGCACCCGAAGGGCTCGCCGGCTGCATGGTCACCGGCGGGCTGGCCGGTCTCGAGGCGACCGCCGAGGACGTCTATGCGCGCACCTTCCCGCGGATCGCGCGCAAGAACGCCGCCTATTACGAGCGGTACCCGGAGGACGTGGCCGCGGTGCGGCGCATTGCGGACCACCTCACGGCGCACGAGGTGGTGCTGCCGGACGGTTCGCGGCTGACGCCGGAGCGGTTCCGGCTGATCGGGAGCACCTTCGGGATGAGCTACGGCTTCGAGCACGTGCACTGGCTGCTGGAGACCGCCTGGGACGGGGACCAGCTCGCCGATCGCTTCCGGGAGTCGGTGATGGTCGAGACGTCATACGTCAACGGGCCGATCTACGCCGTGCAGGAGTATTGCTACGGCGCCCCGGGGAAGCCAACCGGCTGGGCGGCGGACCGGGAGATCGAGCGGCGGCCGGAGTTCGCGGTGGATGCCGGGCGGCTGTTGTTCACCGGGGAGACGATGTTCCGCTGGATGTTCGACCAGATCCCGCTGCTGCGGCCCTTCGCGGAGGCGGCCGACATCCTGGCCGCGGTCGACGACTGGCCCGCCCTCTACGACCTCGACCGGTTGGCGGACAACACCGTCCCGGTCGTGGCTGCGGTCTACTTCGACGACATGTATGTCGACGCCGACCTCTCGCTGGACACCGCCCGACGGGTCGGCAACGTGCGGCCGTGGGTGACCAACGAGTACGAGCACGACGGCCTGCGCACCGGTGCCGTCATCGAACGGCTGACCGACATGCTGGCGGGCAAGGTCTGA